Genomic segment of Deltaproteobacteria bacterium:
TAATTTATCTGGCAAATCATTGGCCGAACTTCAGTTTCGCCAAAAATTTGGTGCAACGTTAGTTGGTATTCGCAGAAACGAGGAGCGTATTACGAGTATTAACCCTACTGAGAAGGTTCAGGGTGGAGATTCTCTAGTGCTTATTGGTAGGTCGGGAGTCATTAGAGAGCTAAAGAGCCAGGCTCTTTTCTAGTAATTTCTAGTAAGCAAATCACTGGTCGCTAGGAACGGTGGCCAGGGCTATGTTGGTTCCACCGGCTAATCTTATTTTGTCCATGACTTCAACAATTTTTTGAATGTCGACTTTAGAGTCCGATTTAAGCGTGATTTCTTTGGTGCTGTTGCTAAGTAAAGTTTTAACTTCATTTTGCAATGAGTCTAGATTGGTCTTCTTGTCGTTTAATAAGAGTTCTCCGCTTTGAGATACAGAAATAACTACCGCCGTACTCTCGCTCTGCGTAGCGGATTCAGATGCCGGAAGATTTAACTCGATAGCTTCGGGAACTACCATAGTGCTAGTAAGCATGAAAAATATTAGAAGCAGAAAGACTACGTCTATTAATGGAGCTATGTCCAGTTCGATTGGCAGGCGCTTTCTGGTGTCAAAGTGTAAATCCATAATTACGAAACTCTAGCTGTTGTTTTTTTCTCTTCGTCCCCAGTCGATTGAATAGAGGTATTGTTGTAGAGAGCAAATAGCGGCACGAGCGCATCTTTCATTCTCATTC
This window contains:
- a CDS encoding biopolymer transporter ExbD gives rise to the protein MDLHFDTRKRLPIELDIAPLIDVVFLLLIFFMLTSTMVVPEAIELNLPASESATQSESTAVVISVSQSGELLLNDKKTNLDSLQNEVKTLLSNSTKEITLKSDSKVDIQKIVEVMDKIRLAGGTNIALATVPSDQ